The sequence below is a genomic window from Lycium ferocissimum isolate CSIRO_LF1 chromosome 9, AGI_CSIRO_Lferr_CH_V1, whole genome shotgun sequence.
tttggccattagtgactcaccctccttgaaatctacatttttctttcctttatttgccTTTCTTTCTCCCTCTTTTTACTTCTTCAACTTCGATGTGGTGTAAAATACTACTAAGTATTAGCAATCTTTTTGTGCAatgattttctgatttttttcttcttttttttttttttttttttttttagaatttacAGCAACCACATCGAATCCTATACTACATAACTCACACCACTCTTCTTTCACACATGTTTCACCCctaacttaggcttttagcctcttTTTCTCCTATAGtgtcaaggagggaacgggtgcaAAGATGGAATTATTTCAAACAAGGGTATGGGTTGATTAGCGGCTAgttaaggaaaagttcaaagGCTCAAAGGGGAAGACTAGGGATTATATACATGAACGCGTAAGGCTTATAAGGCAAAGTGACTTCAAATTTAGACAAAGAAAGCCTGAGATCATCTCAATAATCAAACTATCCGTATAATTCAAGCATGACAAACCGCGCAAGTTCTAGATTGCAAATGCAGAGCATGAACacaaactaacaactcacatACACAACGGCATAAGAATCTCTTTTGCTAATGCAAATACAACCTCCTACCGATCATTCATCATCCATAATGCCCCAATAACCATGATGTCATAAAAAGAATCAATCACGTCAATCATTAGCAGTTCCTAAGTATGCATCAAGAAATTTGAGGGATTTACAAATTTCAACCAAATATACTAAACATGCCATAAGTTCAAAACCACTACCATATAAGTCATTACTACTCTACTCTATCTAAGCAACAACCTAAACACGCGCTCAACCGAAATAAAACCCTCGAAGTTAACTCGCAAAGAAAAGCCAAGGGGgtcctacatatatatatatacgaatacAATAAGATCAAATATCCCACCCCCaataaaaaatcatgcattttcccAAGGCATGTAAATAAGTAAAACAGAGGGTTAAGACTACCTGAGGCAAGTCGAGCAGCGCGCCGCCATCCCCAAGATGCGATCACGAATCGACTGGGTGTTGATCAATCGTGGGGACCGTAGTACCAGTGGGTGGATCTATCTAGCTCTGGGAGAACGGGTCCTCCTCAAAGACAGTAGTAGTAGCCACCACGGATACCACAATGCCAGGGTACGATTCCGCCGAATGATGAGAGTGGTCGGATTGATTACCCCGTGAAAACGGATATGGTGAACGGAGTGTCCGGGGCCATTCTCGGACGCTTTCTTTTCCTTAATCCTTCTATCTTTTACTTTTCCCTTCTCTAGGTCTCTTTCCCCCCACGGCGGGNNNNNNNNNNNNNNNNNNNNNNNNNNNNNNNNNNNNNNNNNNNNNNNNNNNNNNNNNNNNNNNNNNNNNNNNNNNNNNNNNNNNNNNNNNNNNNNNNNNNAGGCTTTGCGGGAAGTTTTTACGTATACACCTTAGTCATGTCTTGTCAGTTGTTATGTTGGTCTCGTGGGTccattgtacatatacatatgcatgatattatgttcatgatTGGCCTctttggccttattttttcattcgagacatagatgATGCAAGATATAGTTTAGTTCCCTCGGCCCTAGTAAGGTgacgggtgccaatcacgccttacctaggCAGGGACGTGACAGAGCATCGCTCATCATTCAACAATGCAGACACAATTACTGGCAAAGTATTATTCGAACCAAGAAACTCATACCTCATATGCAAAAGAAGCTACTTAAGCTCAAGCTTAGGTGGCTCAACAACTGATGGCTTCGCTGGAAGAGTGGTCCTCTTCTCAAGATCAGGAGATAACTTCTCTGGTTGGTAAGAGTAAGAACCCAACCCACAAGAGAATTAACAGTCTTGACGTAATCTTTCATATCATCAGCATCAATGTTCACCAATATGGCTACTAGCGCTTCACCCAAACATTCCTCTTCCATTTTAAACTTGACTGCTTCATCAATcacatcaacaatctatatcACTGAAATACTTTCGTAAGTACTCGGTAACTTCATCCCCTTACTAGCCTGGAAAGTTATTTCCTCATCATTGACTCGAAATTTGATTTTGTTCTTCTCAGAGTCCATAAGAGCTCTTCCCGTAGCAAGAAAAGGTCTCCCCAGAATAATTGGAACATCTttgtgtaacgacccttccggtcgttatggaaaatTAGGACTCTGTTAGGAATTTCGAGGTCGGGGGTGCATTCGTGgggcgtctttttgtatgtgtccatgttttgtgttgtgtttttgaggccttggatgaaatgtggggtgatagggggaaaaactAGACAAatcgagctcactgcccaagGTGAGCCACTGTAGCGGGCAATGTACGGCTATGACGGTATCGCTATAGCAGTAGATGGACCGCCATAGCAATCACAGCGATTTTGTGGTACCGCTGTCACTTgactgctatagcggtaccgctgtagcggcgTGATGACCGATGTAGCGGTCGACGTAAAACAGTAGCTCgaattttatatactcagttttattttctcttttcgcAAAATActaacacacttcccaacaagcacctagagagaattttcaagctagggcaagataaccttgagaggtaagttccattgctttttattctatcattcccttccccttcattatgataatcatcttcatgggtctttaatggtgaaagtgaggtagaaaccctagaatgtcaataaaccttctaaacttgctGGGTTATTATtgcttatttatcatttaaatggattgattagttgttgctatttgtcataaagtgaacatttagaatcataaactaagtgatttgagacctagggttctataaaaaggGTGTCTTTGTCATAGAAAACtgtttgtaatgggaatgttggatagaatgttgtataaattgatggtaaatgaatactaggggccttgataggttgtttatcacctagaaaatcatccaccctttAGAATGGGGGAAGGGAATGGTATTCTTGATTTGGTGTTTGTgaattgagcaatgtgactcattgagccttctatgtTTAGACCGTgaacgtattgaggctttgaggaaaggaaaagtTGTAGCTGAGTAACCTGCGTGTTCCGGcctctactttgaggtaggttacggtttacttaagttagactttggttagttgattgtatgtttggtgatctccttagaagaaagcatgtctagttttcatgcatggtatTGTGTGGTTTGATTTCTACGTGAATGTGACTGATTGATTGTGTAGGCTCcgtgccattattcctgtgtgattaaatctacagtggatgtgttgtgatgagaaactaatataatcttctcaagggtattgtgacatgaaatgatgagttgattgttgatattggaaaggtaagaatcactGTTCTGTAAGAGGTGTGGAAGGCACTCATGtaacctagattatgggctcgtggtccgaggatcGTTCCGAAAACGAGGGGTACTGTGATATGTCCCGTGATCGAGGTTTGTTTCGAGGCGAAGGTTTGTGCTAGGGTTCGAGGAGTagatccggaacgagtggtacatggacaccatgggtcccctgcaggtcattgctactgagctaagacatcagctagcatgtatgtatagtgagtgaggttattgtggtaaatttattttcgTTGTTGATTTATGTGATTATGGTGCTTgacatcttggtgatttgattgtgattgttcttagttgacttgctgtgatttattgatattcatgacTGTTAACtggcttgttttattctattgattttacgaaatatgcacgatactaatcttagtcggcctatgacacctactggtacatagtgtttgtactgatactaccttgctgcattcttcgagtgcagattgtgatataGAGACTGTTgctcgtcctcacatctagcttGGAGGATATTTATTCACAGATTTTGGGTGAGATTCTTCCCATGCCAGACCGCCTGAAGATCatcttgctatgatgtcttttcgtactctAGACATTATGGACTACTTACCTGTTAGACTTCCGATACTTAGACATGTTTTTGGCTTAAAGTCCTAtatgatgactttcgaattttggggattgtaatagttagaacttccgcacttattaccgcatttatggcatgatttactttgttcttttgttgttaaatgagtaataattgtttagcttggttaatataaaaccagattgaatggataggtgtcttgtatgttggttcgcccactaggatttagatgggtgcttgtcatggcgggttgggtcgtcacaaagttggtatcagagctttaggttcatcgatctcatcgtacaaggacatgtctagtagagtcttgtagatcggtacggagacgtctgtacttatatTCAAAAGGCTGtcggacactaggaaaacttcctttctttcttctttcgtgatacttgattccaattggtatctgactatccttcattctctcgcagATGACGAGAACACGCGCGGCGGCGGCCTAAGGAGGTAGAGGTGGAGGGCGAGAGGGAGCTGGGGCGAGAGGGGGGCCCGGCCCGGGGGCGGCCTCTGGTGGTTGACCCGTGCCTCCGGTGATTCCTAATGAGGTAGCGGGAGATGCGGCCACACGCTGCCCGACCCGCGGCGGTACCGGTTCCACCGGGAGCCGCGGTGCGCTCGGGGGTATACCCGAGATGCTATGGCACGGAGTGCGCATTGGTTGCATGGGTTAGCACGGGCCGGAGCTATACCGGCGGGTCCGGCGGTGGTAGCGCGCGGGGCCGGCCCCCACCGAGATGCGGGACGAGCACGGACTCCGGGGGTTCGGCCATGCGGCGGCGGTGGCACCACGCTTGGATGAGATTCTGATTTTTGAAGCCTTCCCGAGGCCAGTTGCAGGGCCAGTGATGACTGATGAAGAACATGATTTATTTTAgaggttcactaaaatgaagcctcctGTGTTTTATGGTACTAAGTCGGAGGAcgcatatgagttcatcatcgactgtcatgagaggctccataagatggagGCTGTGGATAAGTACGGggtagagtttgtgaccttccagttcttgggtgatgtCAAGCTTTAGTGGACGGCTTATGTGGAGTGTAGGCCAGCTGGGTCTCCTCTgttgacttgggttcagttTTACTCTGTGTTTCTAGACAAGTACGTTTCACGTACTCTGAGGGACCGAAGGAAGGATGAGTTCGCTACTATTGGTCAGGGGAACTCGTCTGTTGCTGTGTATGAGTCCCGTTTCCACTCCCTTTCTAGTTATGCTCTTCAGTTGCTACCCACTAAAGGGGAAAAGATACGgcggttcgtgaaggggttgaaCACCGGACTGCAGTTatcagctcttcagcttgtagccactAGGGCTTTATTTCAGGAGATAGTGGAGCATGTCTGTATCGTTGAGGGGATTAAGCATGAGAGTTATACAAAGTAAGTTGAGAAGAAGGCCCGTAGGGTGGATGTTCGCAACTCCTCGAGGGGTCGAGTTTGCGAGGTATATTTAGGGCGCACAGTTCATCCGCGACGCGGTGTCGGTGGGGGCCCATTGGGGGAAAATTATCGGCCGCCGCCGGCATGGAGGCTACAACGCTCATCGCTCGTTCAACGGCCTACGCCGGACCGTGCTTGCTTGGAGTGTGGTGAGAGAGGGCATATTAAGAGGTATTGCCCCAGACTTAGACAGAGTGGGCAGGGAACTCAGTATCAGACTTCCCGAGCTCCATTTGCACCAGATCGAGGGGGTATGGATCGTGTACCGGTAGGGTAGGGCCGCCACACCACTGGTAGGGGTGGTGCCCAGCCTAACCGAGGTAGTCCTTAGGCTGGTAGAGGTAGACAGCAGCCCGGCAGGGGCGGGGCTCAGACTGGTAATGGTAATCGCGGTGGTTCGCAAGCGACAGGGGGATGCGGTCATTTGTATGCCTTCCCAGGTATACCCGAGGTTGAGGCCTCCGATGCagttatcacaggtactatctcagtttatgaCCGTATGGCTTCTGTTTTGTTTGATCCGGATTCTACTTTTTCCTATATATCTACCTATTTTGCTGTGGgtttggatatgatgtgtgatactcttgatacccctatttttgtgtctactcctgttgggGATTAGGTGGTAGTAGATAGCGTCTACCCTTTGTGTGTAATTTCTTTTATGGGGTAGAGTACTTGGGCAGATTTGATGATCTTAGACATGGTAGActtcgatgttattttgggtatgagttggttatCCTCGCATTATGCTATACTTGATTACTATTCTAAGACTGTTACACTAGCCATGCCCGGGGCACTTAGActcgagtggaagggtaaccttagtcccctccctaagaaaTTAATATCATTTGTTCGTGCTAGGAAGCTAGTAGATAAAAgttgtttagcttatctggcaCACATCCATGATACCAGTGCAGATACTTCATCCCTTGATTCAGTTCCAGTGGTACGGgagtttgcggatgtgttccCCGCGGACTTACCTGGTATGCCACcggatcgtgatattgatttcGGAATTGACTTAGACCTAAGGACTCGTCCTATCTCCATCacaccttataggatggcaccagcAGAACTCAGAGAACTGAAagagcagttgcaagatcttctgagtaaggggtttattcgcccgagtgcctctccgtagggtgctcctgtgttgtttgttaagaagaaagatgggtctatgcgtatgtgcattgattaccatcagctgaataaggtaactgtcCGAAataagtatcccatcccccgtattgatgacttgtttgaccaattacagggaGCTTCTATGTTCTCTAAAATCAATTTGAGATCAGGataccatcagttgaagattcgggcaGAGGATGTTCCTAAAATCGCTTTTCGGACcaggtatgggcactatgagttcttggttatgtcttttgggcttacaaacGCCCCAGctgtgtttatggatttgatgaacagtgtgtttaagccctatttagacttattcgtaatagtgttcattgatgatatcctggtgtactctAGGAGCAATgaagagcatgagaaacatttgataagtgctcttggAGTATTGCGAGAGAAGGAATTGTATGCTCAATTCTCCAACTGTAAATTCTGGTTGTCTTCTGTgtctttcttggggcatgttatttcgaAAGAGGGTATTATGGTCGATCCTCAAAAAATTTAGGCAATCAaggaatgggctaggcccacatcagtgatcgagatccgtagttttgtaagtctggctagctactatcgttagtttgtgaaagggtttgcctctattgcttctTATATGACTcgtttgactcagaaggagGTACCATTGCGATAGTCCGATGAGTGTGagaagagctttcaaaagctcaaaacaCTGTTGACCACATCAccgattctagcattgcccggggagggcaaggattttgttgtCTACTGTGATGCTTCATGTTCTAgtttgggtgctgttttgatggaaaagaaggtgattgcatatgcttcttAGCAGTTGAAGgggcatgagaagaactatcccactcatgatctagagttggcagCGGTGGCGTTGGCGTTGAAaatctggaggcactacttgtatggtgtccattgttaGGTGTACACAGACCATCACAGTttgcagcatgtgttcactcaAAAAGATCTGAACTCTAGACAGTAGAGATGGATGGAGCTGCTGAAAGACTGTGACATCACCATTTTGTATCACCCTGGTAAGGCTAAGTTGGCTAGTATGGGAAGTTTGGCTCATTTGATCTCTTTTGAGCGTCCGTTGGCTAGAGAGGTGCAGACTACgctaacagttttatgagactggatatttctaacacaagcaaggtgttggcttgtgttgaggctcggtCATCATTTTTAGAGCATATTAAAGCCAAGCAGTTTGAAGATGCCAAGCTATGTAAAATGTGTGATAAGGTGTTACGTGGTGAGGCCaaagaggccgtgattgatgagGAGGGTGTGCTGCGGATCAAAGGGCGAGTGTGTGTGCCACGTGTGGACGACTTGATCGAGTGTGTGAGCCACGTGTGGGCGACTTGATTAAGACCATTCTGACAGAGGCTCATAGTTTGAGGTATTCTGTCCATCTGGcaccactaagatgtatcgtgatacgaggcaacattactggtggactaggatgaagcgtgatatagtAGAGTTGGTTGCTCAGTGTTTGAATTTCCAACAAGTtaagtatgaacatcagaaacctgggGGTACATTGCAgcggatgcccattcccgagtggaagtgggaaagaatagccatggatttcgtggtGGGTCTTAGAACGCTAGAAAGTTTGACtctatctgggttattgttgataggttaACTAAGTACGCCCACTTTAATCAAATGAAGATAACTTGTATGACGCGAAAATATTGGCTAAGGTTTACATTCAGGAGGTGCTAAGACTCTACAGGATTCCTATCTCCATCGTGTCCGACAAAGGCACCACGTTCACATCCAGGTTTTGGGAGTGTttgcatgaggagttgggtacgagGTTAGATCTTAGCATAGCCTTCCATCCTTGGGCGACGGGCGTACggcggactattcaggttcttaAGGATATGCTTCGTGCGTGTGTGATAGATTTCGGTGGGCATTGGGATCAATTCTTGCCCTTAGCCGAATTtccttacaataatagctacactcgagtattgatatggcctcatttgaggcattgtatggaagGAGGTGTAGTTCTCTTATTAGATGGTTTGATGCATTCGAGGTGAGACCGTGGGGTACTGACCTTCTGAGAGAGTCTCTAGAGAATGTGATTcaagccaagcttttggcagcgcAGAATAGACAAAAGGATCATGCGGACCgcaaggtccgagatcttgagtttgaagaaggagagaaagtgttgttgaaggtctcacccatgaagggtgtgatgaggtttgggaagaagggaaagcttagcccgaggttcattggtccgtttgagattctcaaaTGCGTGGGAAAGGTGGCTtactgatacgctcaaattacacctattaatggtataacgcagacgttgtcaaatataataacccaacaaggttgttgtcgaatcccacagggaatatggtgtgaaaaggttactaaagtcgtagaatgctaaatttaggtctaatgtcttaatctgatgattttggtaaaagttggttttatatgactaattgctaactactTGCTTTGGtggtaatttatggtaaaagagactaaggttgtgtccccattagatagagtgtatgatcatgggtattgatcttgatatacttctaatggatcattatatgaatgcacttaatctctatatgaatctctaccaTTTcctaataaataaagattatctctttctatgattttcccaaatataagaaagtaactatgaagaatgattaatcatgccaagtaaattcttcttattcctaagtgaatttattaaacaaagtttaaagctttgagtccttgttatttattcttaccaaccacgattatttttcgaaataaatcaaggtttatggctttaatcaatgtttgcaaccattaattatgaatgaagaataaataaaccctaataatccattatgtgtatatcaatcacaaaccgaATTACAAGAcaccatcaattgggttcacaaccctagtaagggaaattagctactcatagaagaagaagaagaagaacaataagaaataatggagatcataatgcttacaatcgattgcttggaattgaagagaaattaattgcaattgtttgtaatcccCGAAAGACTACCAAAACTATGAGAAATTATTGCTAAGGAAATAAAAACTGAATTCTGCAGTACTGTGCTTTACAAGAAACCTAAAtaaggtatttataagagtcaaaGTCGTGCAAAATAAGATTGACAAAATTGCCCCCGACGGACCAATGTACGGACTGTACATTTTATACGGTTCATAGAATCAGTGAACAGTTCTCCGTAAAATCTTCTCCAGGGGCAGATATACGATCCACTTTTTActgaccgtaaatattatacggtccgtataacctgtccGTATAACCATGtgtctatgttgaagaagtaccacGGCGATGGTTCCTATATCATCCGTTGGGATTCGATTTTATTGGATGAAAATCTGTCGTATGAGGAAGAGCCCATTGCCATCTTAGACAGGaatgttcgcaagttgaggttCAAAGAAATAGCTTCTGTGAAAGTTCAATGGAAGAATCAATCAGTAGAAGAAGATACTTGGGAGACAGAGTCCGATATGCGTAGCAAATACCCTCAGCTTTTCGCCGAGTCAGGTAACTCCACCCTAGTTTTCTCACCCTTGTCTGTTCGGGGACGAACGATGTTTTAATTACTATCTGGTGTAatgacccttccggtcgttatgggaaattaggGCTCCGTTGGAATTTTTGAGGTCGCGGGTGGATTCGTGGGGCTTCtttttgtatgtgtgcatgttttgtgttgtgtttttgaggccttggatgaaatgtagGGTTATagggggaaaaactggacaaatcgagctcactgcccaagGTGAGCCGCTGTAGCGGGCAATGTATCGCtatggcggtaccgctatggcggtaccgctatagcggtagatagaccgccatagcggtcacaGTGATTTTGTGGcgggccgctatagcggtctcACGTGCGGTAAAAGCATGATGGTCGACGTAAAACGATTCTCGAATTTTATatacttagttttattttctcttttcacaaaacatcaacacacttcccaacaagcacctagagagaattttcaagctagggtaagataaccttgagaggtaagttctattgattttcattctatcattcccttCCCTTTCATTATGATAATtatcttcatgggtctttaatagTGAAAGTGAggtagaaaccctagaatgtcaataaaccttctaaacttgatgggttggggttattattgcttatttatcatttaaatggattgattagttgctatttgtcataaagtgaacatttagaatcataaactaagtgatttgagacctagggttctataaaaatggtgtctttgccatagaaaactgtttgtaatgggaatgttggatagaatgttgtataaattgatgGTAAATGAATACTAGGGGCCTTGACAGGTTGTTTATCAtatagaaaatcatccacccttagaatggggGAGGGGAAGGGTATTCTTACTTTGGTGTTTGTgaattgagcaatgtgactca
It includes:
- the LOC132032160 gene encoding uncharacterized protein LOC132032160, coding for MKPPVFYGTKSEDAYEFIIDCHERLHKMEAVDKYGVEFVTFQFLDKYVSRTLRDRRKDEFATIGQGNSSVAVYESRFHSLSSYALQLLPTKGEKIRRFVKGLNTGLQLSALQLVATRALFQEIVEHVCIVEGIKHESYTKKLVDKSCLAYLAHIHDTSADTSSLDSVPVVREFADVFPADLPGMPPDRDIDFGIDLDLRTRPISITPYRMAPAELRELKEQLQDLLRYHQLKIRAEDVPKIAFRTRSNEEHEKHLISALGVLREKELYAQFSNCKFWLSSVSFLGHVISKEGIMVDPQKI